The Bacteroidota bacterium genome window below encodes:
- a CDS encoding T9SS type A sorting domain-containing protein, whose amino-acid sequence MKTYSVLPKHFSHRSNTISYSLLLLAALLLTCFLQTEAQNNFHDPSNNQQMDILSSPESIHTQIISRCSPVPFRALNEFDPLDQDYATQTLHYATSQYSDIFVIDSVYLRSTTDTTLRINMYDSKGNITNQLIKKWSAGQWVNKTRFTGTYNTAGSQLTWLYEQWTSNAWVNSTRSTMTYDAKENMLSQMSETWTAGAWVNTSRYTYTYNADSKVTSSLIQQWTSGQWANSNRMTLTYDATGNMITRFSENWTTNQWVNGYRNSYTYDTRKNLLSELYEYYLNNQWTNGSRNTQTYSLNNYRLTYLSEIWTNNAWTNNARYTDTYDLNGNRVQEITEMWINSQWTTIGRGTTTYDEYANPLIVLSESWSGGQWTNSSRGTYTYTSDRLLSLTLNENWSAGQWVNNYRYSYTYGAEGMLILAKNEKWNSSVWIGYDEFFAVKDGLGKYNGYTGWYITVSYKSIQAGIVDPNPGIGVKSPFSNLVADISENHPKVNIRFHRSVASGNNIHTVWCETDTINSTLLKYLAYRRSTDGGRTFGAKKYLGSLTKISDPKGTEFIAVDGANVHIIILDLLPNADPVANKLLYFRSTDHGATFDAPKTIWSLNRSVGSLAMGDYYILANSGIVNIFGSMSLDHGSKDPVVVCYSSSDNGTTFTQTTNLTLLPEETYWWYWLFSDAVSQGSTMYALASDIDKVNSVERITFVKSTDGGKTFVYTPVSGANGSSAIHDLQWNNFDNSIESFHHKKMSVENNDVHIIWDQKDAGATQFDLLYRKSTNGGSSFSSVKNLTSALARDDNHFGSASIISKGNFVYITYNYNKGSWKIGLYYSKDKGETFSFVDLMIDTLFYAQDGRNAIPIIDPSSTGDQLMVVYAMNQVSNQKIGVTRFNATTGTISRKYYFPTNDFAYMSAPSPMLNADGSMNVIVHGDWPGMYEPRRLYSFMIEKEKPALGDNYAVRFDHVTDSQHKENIQIPYGANLNFASAFTIECWVKKLSNGQLLVAGKKGKGQDYYYYLGVSQNTNASNSRHPFARIATTTNTYDLSGYDKDSVTQNRWQHLAITYDANGGTNNFKLYLNGRVIDQKTTAGTLLNGPGCIFVNHMPDNWWSYPMGSALYDDLRFWSKARTAGEILALMNYPLTGNEVDLAAYYPMNGSLKEESGKGEDGIFNYSGYYERATFPTILGVEEMNESVPGLFSLCQNYPNPFNPSTTFRYSLPTASYVTLTVYDLLGREIASLVNEEQSAGWKEVQWNAGNISTGIYFYKLSSDNFIEIKKMMLLK is encoded by the coding sequence GTTCCGTTCCGCGCGTTAAACGAGTTTGATCCTCTTGATCAAGACTACGCAACGCAAACACTACATTATGCAACCAGTCAGTATTCGGATATTTTTGTGATCGATTCCGTTTACCTTCGTTCCACCACAGATACAACACTGCGGATAAACATGTATGACTCAAAAGGAAACATTACCAATCAACTCATAAAAAAATGGAGTGCCGGGCAGTGGGTAAACAAAACCCGATTCACCGGAACGTACAATACGGCGGGGAGCCAGTTGACATGGCTCTATGAACAATGGACATCCAACGCATGGGTGAACAGCACCCGTTCCACTATGACGTACGATGCGAAAGAGAATATGCTCTCGCAAATGAGCGAGACGTGGACAGCAGGTGCATGGGTCAATACATCCCGCTATACGTACACGTACAATGCGGATAGCAAAGTAACCTCATCGTTGATTCAACAATGGACAAGCGGACAATGGGCAAATTCCAACCGCATGACCTTAACGTACGATGCCACCGGAAATATGATAACCCGATTCTCAGAAAATTGGACCACCAATCAATGGGTAAATGGTTATCGAAATAGCTATACGTACGATACGCGCAAAAACCTGTTGAGCGAACTGTATGAATACTACTTGAACAATCAGTGGACAAACGGCAGTCGCAATACACAAACGTATAGTTTGAATAATTACCGTCTTACCTATCTTTCAGAAATATGGACGAATAACGCCTGGACAAACAATGCACGTTATACCGATACGTACGATCTTAACGGAAATCGCGTTCAGGAAATCACGGAGATGTGGATCAATTCACAGTGGACAACAATCGGAAGAGGTACAACAACTTATGATGAGTATGCAAATCCGTTGATCGTTTTGTCTGAATCGTGGTCCGGAGGTCAATGGACAAACAGCAGTAGAGGAACATATACATATACAAGTGACAGACTCCTCTCATTAACACTGAATGAAAATTGGTCCGCCGGACAATGGGTAAACAACTACCGATATTCGTACACTTACGGTGCTGAGGGAATGTTAATTCTGGCTAAAAATGAAAAATGGAATTCCTCGGTATGGATCGGATATGATGAATTCTTTGCAGTAAAAGATGGATTAGGAAAATACAATGGATATACCGGATGGTATATCACCGTTTCGTATAAATCTATTCAAGCCGGTATTGTTGATCCAAATCCGGGCATTGGCGTAAAATCGCCATTCTCCAACCTCGTTGCCGATATTTCCGAAAATCATCCAAAGGTGAATATTCGATTTCATCGTTCTGTGGCTTCGGGAAATAATATTCACACAGTCTGGTGTGAAACCGATACCATCAACTCAACTCTTCTCAAATATCTTGCCTACCGCCGATCGACTGATGGAGGAAGAACATTTGGCGCAAAAAAATATCTTGGTTCACTTACAAAGATTTCTGATCCGAAAGGAACGGAATTTATTGCTGTGGATGGTGCGAACGTTCATATTATTATATTGGATCTTCTACCAAATGCAGATCCCGTAGCAAACAAACTGCTGTACTTCCGCTCAACCGATCATGGCGCTACGTTTGATGCGCCAAAAACCATTTGGTCGCTAAATCGCAGTGTCGGTTCGTTAGCAATGGGAGACTATTATATCCTGGCCAACAGCGGAATTGTGAACATTTTTGGGTCTATGAGTCTGGATCATGGATCGAAAGATCCCGTGGTTGTATGTTATTCTTCTTCCGACAATGGCACAACATTTACGCAGACGACGAATTTAACACTATTGCCGGAAGAGACCTATTGGTGGTACTGGCTCTTTTCCGATGCTGTCAGCCAAGGTTCTACAATGTATGCCCTTGCATCAGACATTGATAAAGTGAATTCCGTAGAACGAATAACTTTTGTGAAATCGACCGATGGAGGAAAAACGTTTGTTTACACACCTGTTTCAGGCGCAAACGGAAGCAGCGCCATTCATGACCTGCAGTGGAATAATTTCGACAATTCCATTGAATCGTTTCATCACAAAAAGATGAGTGTGGAAAACAACGATGTGCACATTATCTGGGATCAGAAAGATGCCGGTGCAACACAGTTCGATCTTCTGTATCGAAAATCAACGAATGGAGGAAGCAGTTTCTCCTCAGTGAAAAATCTTACCTCCGCTCTCGCACGCGATGACAACCATTTTGGATCCGCGTCGATCATATCCAAAGGAAATTTCGTCTACATCACCTATAATTACAATAAAGGATCTTGGAAAATTGGTTTGTATTATTCTAAAGATAAAGGGGAAACATTTAGTTTTGTGGATCTGATGATCGATACACTTTTCTATGCTCAGGATGGAAGAAATGCAATTCCGATCATCGATCCGTCATCTACCGGAGATCAACTGATGGTTGTCTATGCCATGAACCAAGTATCAAATCAGAAAATCGGTGTAACACGATTCAATGCCACAACCGGAACGATCAGCCGAAAATATTATTTCCCCACAAACGATTTTGCGTACATGTCTGCACCATCACCAATGTTGAATGCCGACGGCAGCATGAATGTGATTGTTCACGGCGACTGGCCGGGCATGTACGAACCGAGACGCCTTTATTCTTTCATGATCGAAAAAGAAAAACCCGCGCTCGGTGATAATTATGCTGTCCGCTTCGATCATGTCACAGACAGCCAACATAAGGAAAACATTCAGATACCATATGGCGCCAATCTTAATTTCGCCAGTGCCTTTACTATTGAATGCTGGGTAAAGAAACTAAGTAACGGACAACTACTGGTCGCCGGAAAGAAAGGTAAAGGACAGGATTATTATTATTATTTGGGTGTTTCACAAAATACAAATGCATCGAATTCCCGTCACCCGTTTGCCAGAATTGCAACAACCACGAACACATATGATCTTTCTGGTTATGATAAAGACAGCGTAACGCAAAATCGGTGGCAGCATCTTGCAATCACGTACGATGCAAACGGCGGTACCAATAATTTCAAATTGTATTTGAACGGACGAGTGATCGATCAGAAAACAACTGCGGGAACATTATTGAATGGTCCGGGATGTATTTTTGTAAATCATATGCCTGATAATTGGTGGTCCTATCCGATGGGAAGCGCACTGTATGATGACTTGCGGTTCTGGAGCAAGGCGCGAACAGCCGGAGAAATTCTTGCCTTAATGAATTATCCTCTCACGGGAAACGAAGTGGATCTTGCCGCATACTATCCTATGAACGGATCATTAAAAGAAGAATCGGGAAAAGGAGAAGACGGCATCTTTAATTACTCGGGATATTATGAACGCGCCACATTTCCTACCATATTGGGCGTTGAGGAAATGAATGAGTCAGTTCCGGGACTGTTCAGTCTGTGCCAGAACTATCCAAATCCGTTCAATCCATCCACAACATTTCGGTATTCGCTCCCCACTGCTTCATATGTAACGCTTACGGTGTACGATCTTTTGGGACGTGAAATAGCGTCATTGGTAAACGAAGAACAATCGGCGGGATGGAAAGAGGTGCAGTGGAATGCAGGAAATATCTCAACGGGCATATATTTCTATAAACTGTCGAGCGATAATTTTATAGAGATAAAAAAGATGATGCTGTTAAAGTGA
- a CDS encoding T9SS type A sorting domain-containing protein yields MKKIFFCLLLLIIPLSIQTITAQERATLSSIPGFTLSPYFNEQIKTFIYNPEVRIHINAPSVELFDPSKPTALSFFSLPNGNTIEMTVGKQLKLGDDWHYDIQHIGAQTRFIRTKMKDTNFVTIYLEANASSVPLSWPTWRSKYANNAVLIKSIVDSVKNIFANYNPYIILSSHSGGGGFSFSYFNAATTIPNEVKRITFLDATYNYDNAYGAKIKDWLLASSDHHLSVLAYNDSIALYNGQPIVSATGGTWYRTRQMVSYLSAFMSFTTTENATFIIHSALNGRVKIILKHNPTQAILHTVQVELNGYIQTMLSGTPLEEIGYTYYGTRAYTSLVQTGNTLPKPLQIPPRPSGSVTGSQFMTSVAAMSFTDRENAIYAEIAKGNIPDFMRTLKKLQSAFQDNDGISHTVIYEVMPDYLCIGSNEDFCRVPMGPVTAQKLANLFGATMPTTKLVDDIYTKAPLKVAPVTYAPVGNENEKVTKFIEHNTAIENQRTSSGQPLGTLMGGTKKDMVISNKIVDPTRPGYVVIYGWHQLNGTAIQPLTNIHSGSYVDYSHGVRLMNVELLVDSVTMNVKQMLTNAKWYKVLSNEIGAMTQPSYFKESNAPATPKSFGVKSENGTSLRLVIKPDTNVTEYIVFTGKNGTTFTDTVVITPNNPIITTLQTDSLYYITIKASNNAGISASSEVLAGIPSLNSGKILIVNGFDRASTGNTYNFIRMHASAVKANGYTFASATNDAVIDGLFFLNNYSVADYILGDESTIDETFSTVEQTKVKSFLQNGGKLFVSGCELAWDLDNKGAASDKDFINNYLKMRYLADAPNNVKQTTYQAEILGGNVFTGVPSIAFDNGTHGSIDVQWPDVIKGTAGGLPFAKYTNLDTASGVSGIFFSGNFPSGTRSGKLVALGFPFETIYTQSVRDQLMGKILLFFDIAAHVQKEEAIPEGFILYQNFPNPFNPTTIIQFSLSSKGERATLTIFDINGKEIVTLVDEQKEPGTYSVQWNASQYASGMYLAKLVVGGKSQIKKLLLVK; encoded by the coding sequence GTGAAAAAGATATTCTTTTGTTTATTACTGCTCATCATTCCGCTTTCCATTCAAACAATCACTGCGCAAGAGAGAGCAACATTATCCTCTATTCCCGGATTTACTCTCAGCCCATATTTTAATGAGCAAATAAAAACATTTATTTATAATCCCGAAGTAAGAATCCATATCAATGCACCATCGGTTGAATTGTTTGATCCTTCAAAACCGACAGCGCTCTCATTCTTTTCGCTGCCGAACGGCAACACAATCGAGATGACCGTCGGGAAACAATTGAAGCTGGGGGACGACTGGCATTACGATATTCAGCATATTGGTGCGCAGACGAGATTCATTCGTACGAAAATGAAGGATACGAACTTTGTGACCATCTACCTTGAAGCAAACGCATCATCCGTTCCGCTCAGCTGGCCGACGTGGCGGAGCAAATATGCCAATAATGCAGTGCTCATTAAAAGTATTGTCGATTCCGTCAAAAATATTTTCGCAAACTACAATCCGTACATCATCCTATCAAGTCACAGCGGAGGAGGAGGATTCAGTTTTAGTTATTTCAACGCAGCCACAACAATTCCCAATGAAGTAAAGCGAATTACCTTTTTGGATGCAACATACAATTATGATAATGCGTATGGCGCCAAAATTAAGGATTGGCTCCTTGCATCTTCCGATCATCATTTGAGTGTGCTCGCGTATAACGACAGTATTGCACTCTATAATGGTCAGCCGATTGTGAGTGCAACCGGCGGAACATGGTACCGCACGCGGCAAATGGTTTCATATCTTTCTGCTTTTATGTCGTTTACGACAACCGAGAATGCCACATTCATCATCCACAGTGCATTGAACGGAAGAGTAAAGATTATTCTCAAGCATAATCCAACTCAGGCGATTCTTCACACGGTTCAGGTGGAACTGAACGGATATATCCAAACAATGCTTTCGGGAACACCTCTTGAAGAGATCGGCTACACATATTATGGAACAAGAGCGTATACATCATTAGTGCAGACCGGCAATACGCTTCCAAAACCGCTTCAGATTCCGCCGCGTCCATCCGGCTCGGTCACCGGTTCGCAGTTTATGACGAGCGTAGCGGCAATGTCATTTACCGATCGTGAAAATGCAATCTATGCCGAGATTGCAAAAGGAAATATTCCAGACTTCATGCGGACGTTGAAAAAATTGCAGTCAGCATTTCAGGATAACGATGGTATTTCGCATACGGTGATCTACGAAGTGATGCCCGATTATCTTTGCATCGGTTCGAACGAAGATTTTTGCCGAGTGCCGATGGGACCGGTCACGGCGCAGAAACTGGCGAATCTTTTCGGCGCTACAATGCCCACGACAAAACTTGTGGATGATATTTATACAAAGGCACCGTTGAAAGTTGCTCCGGTAACGTACGCGCCCGTTGGAAATGAAAATGAAAAAGTCACAAAATTTATCGAACATAATACTGCCATTGAAAACCAGCGGACATCATCAGGCCAGCCGCTTGGGACATTGATGGGAGGAACAAAAAAAGATATGGTCATCAGCAACAAAATTGTCGATCCCACACGGCCGGGATATGTTGTCATTTATGGATGGCACCAATTAAATGGAACGGCGATTCAGCCGCTAACCAATATTCATAGCGGAAGCTACGTTGACTACAGTCACGGTGTTCGGTTGATGAATGTGGAATTATTAGTTGATAGCGTTACGATGAATGTAAAACAGATGCTTACCAACGCAAAATGGTATAAAGTACTGAGTAATGAAATCGGAGCCATGACGCAGCCAAGTTACTTTAAAGAGAGTAATGCTCCCGCAACACCAAAATCGTTTGGTGTGAAGTCTGAAAACGGAACATCGTTGAGACTGGTCATTAAACCGGATACGAATGTAACGGAATACATCGTCTTTACAGGGAAAAATGGTACAACGTTCACTGATACGGTCGTCATCACTCCAAATAATCCAATTATTACAACTCTTCAAACCGATTCACTCTATTATATAACCATAAAGGCTTCCAACAATGCGGGAATATCTGCGAGTTCAGAGGTGCTGGCCGGAATTCCAAGTTTGAATTCAGGGAAGATTCTGATCGTAAACGGATTTGACCGTGCATCCACAGGAAATACATATAATTTTATTCGCATGCATGCATCAGCAGTGAAAGCAAACGGATATACGTTTGCATCGGCAACGAATGACGCGGTGATCGACGGACTTTTTTTCTTAAACAATTATTCAGTGGCAGACTACATTCTCGGCGATGAAAGTACGATTGATGAAACATTCAGTACTGTAGAACAAACCAAAGTAAAATCATTTTTGCAGAACGGCGGGAAGTTATTTGTTTCCGGCTGCGAACTTGCATGGGATTTGGATAACAAAGGCGCTGCAAGTGATAAAGATTTCATCAATAATTATTTAAAGATGCGATATCTTGCCGATGCCCCGAATAATGTGAAGCAGACAACATATCAGGCGGAAATACTGGGCGGAAATGTTTTTACCGGTGTGCCGAGTATTGCATTCGATAATGGAACGCATGGTTCCATTGATGTGCAATGGCCCGATGTAATTAAAGGAACAGCCGGAGGATTGCCGTTTGCCAAATATACAAACTTGGATACAGCGTCCGGAGTCAGTGGAATATTTTTTAGTGGAAACTTTCCTTCGGGAACCAGATCCGGTAAACTTGTTGCATTGGGATTTCCGTTTGAGACGATCTATACACAAAGCGTTCGCGATCAATTGATGGGAAAAATTTTGTTATTTTTCGATATTGCTGCGCACGTTCAAAAGGAAGAGGCAATACCCGAAGGATTTATACTGTATCAAAATTTCCCCAATCCATTTAACCCCACAACAATAATTCAGTTTTCTCTCTCTTCAAAAGGAGAGCGGGCGACATTAACAATCTTTGACATAAACGGGAAAGAGATCGTAACGCTTGTGGATGAACAGAAAGAGCCGGGAACATATTCTGTCCAATGGAATGCGTCGCAGTATGCCAGCGGAATGTATCTTGCGAAACTTGTGGTTGGAGGGAAATCCCAAATAAAGAAATTGTTGTTGGTGAAGTAA
- a CDS encoding TIGR01777 family oxidoreductase — translation MTLRVGPERNEGSEVIIVNEQQMNILITGGTGFIGKHLLRELTTQHHSITLLTRGQSKTTTVNNATVRYRHWDPMNEGNWIDEAGGCDVIINLIGKNVFEQRWNKTVKEKILASRIVPTRMLVDAIAKAKQKPKLLISASAVGFYGDRNGETITEESSGGDDFLADVVMQWELVAYTAEQFDVRVATPRIGLVLEKSGGMIGKMLLPFRLFVGGPIGSGKQFLPWVHMDDVVRGILYPLKNEQFRGIYNLVAPNPVTMNEFAKIFGSILHRPSWLPVPNLALQILYGEGAKVILSGQKAIPQKLQSAGYLFSYPELRPALHSILKA, via the coding sequence GTGACACTTCGTGTCGGACCTGAGCGCAACGAAGGCTCTGAAGTAATTATAGTCAATGAACAACAGATGAACATTCTTATCACCGGCGGAACAGGATTCATTGGTAAGCACCTTCTCCGCGAATTAACAACGCAACATCACTCCATTACACTTCTTACAAGAGGTCAATCCAAAACTACAACGGTAAATAATGCAACAGTCCGATATCGACATTGGGATCCGATGAATGAAGGGAATTGGATAGATGAAGCGGGCGGTTGCGATGTGATTATTAATCTCATTGGCAAAAACGTTTTTGAACAGCGATGGAATAAAACAGTGAAAGAGAAAATTCTTGCCAGTCGAATTGTCCCTACCCGAATGCTTGTTGATGCTATTGCCAAAGCAAAACAGAAACCAAAGCTTCTTATTTCCGCATCTGCGGTTGGATTTTATGGCGACAGAAATGGTGAGACAATCACAGAAGAGAGTTCCGGAGGGGATGATTTTCTTGCCGATGTTGTGATGCAGTGGGAATTAGTCGCATACACCGCCGAGCAATTCGATGTACGTGTTGCAACACCTCGCATCGGATTAGTGCTGGAAAAAAGCGGGGGAATGATCGGCAAGATGTTGCTGCCGTTCCGGCTCTTTGTCGGTGGACCGATCGGCAGCGGGAAACAATTTCTTCCCTGGGTACATATGGATGATGTGGTACGTGGAATATTGTATCCGCTGAAGAACGAACAATTTCGCGGTATCTATAATCTTGTCGCGCCGAATCCGGTAACAATGAATGAATTTGCGAAAATATTCGGATCAATTCTTCACCGCCCGTCATGGCTGCCGGTTCCGAATCTTGCATTGCAAATATTGTATGGTGAAGGTGCCAAGGTGATTTTGTCAGGACAAAAAGCAATTCCGCAAAAATTACAATCAGCAGGTTATCTGTTTTCGTATCCCGAGCTTCGTCCTGCATTACATTCCATTCTAAAAGCATAA